Proteins encoded in a region of the Nocardia asteroides genome:
- a CDS encoding NADP-dependent oxidoreductase — translation MIVGARRPSRTTMRAARHEHWGSPLEIADVPRPEPAAGEVRIAVRATSVNPIDMHTGRNAGYEQSMRLPCIPGWDVAGVVDAVGYGVTRHAVGDRLYGLAWFPYPAGTYAEYMTVPAYHLVPMPRSASFAEAACLPMAALTAWQMLDAVGARAGRHVLVGGASGGVGHVAVQLALARGATVTALASPDHHATLHELGAHTCVDYTDRDAVTAIGKVDAVLDLVGHDFGASLFDRVTPGGAIALATAWSIKGYQAVAAQRGIRAASCLVEPDPAALAGIAELVDSGAVRVVVGAEFDLSHAADAQRWVQDRRGFGKAAIVVNTQERA, via the coding sequence ATGATCGTCGGTGCTCGCCGGCCGAGCAGGACAACGATGCGCGCGGCCCGGCACGAGCACTGGGGATCCCCACTGGAGATCGCCGACGTCCCACGGCCGGAGCCTGCCGCCGGGGAAGTCCGCATCGCGGTGCGGGCGACCAGCGTAAATCCGATCGACATGCACACCGGCCGTAACGCCGGTTACGAGCAGTCCATGCGGCTGCCCTGCATCCCCGGATGGGACGTCGCCGGTGTGGTGGATGCGGTGGGCTACGGAGTAACCCGCCATGCCGTTGGCGACCGCCTCTACGGACTGGCCTGGTTTCCCTATCCCGCGGGCACGTACGCCGAATACATGACCGTTCCCGCGTATCACTTGGTGCCGATGCCGAGGTCGGCGTCCTTCGCGGAGGCGGCGTGCTTGCCGATGGCCGCGCTGACGGCGTGGCAGATGCTCGACGCTGTCGGGGCACGTGCCGGTCGGCACGTTCTGGTCGGTGGAGCTTCCGGCGGCGTGGGTCACGTCGCGGTGCAATTGGCCCTCGCGCGCGGCGCCACGGTCACCGCCCTGGCGAGCCCCGATCACCACGCCACACTGCACGAATTGGGTGCGCACACCTGCGTGGACTACACCGATCGGGATGCTGTCACGGCGATCGGGAAGGTCGACGCTGTGCTGGATCTGGTGGGACACGATTTCGGCGCCTCGCTGTTCGATCGCGTGACGCCCGGCGGCGCGATCGCCTTGGCGACCGCATGGTCGATCAAGGGATACCAAGCCGTTGCGGCGCAGCGGGGTATCCGCGCGGCCTCATGCTTGGTGGAACCCGACCCCGCGGCACTCGCGGGGATCGCGGAGCTGGTCGATTCGGGCGCGGTTCGCGTCGTGGTCGGCGCCGAGTTCGACCTCTCCCACGCTGCCGATGCCCAGCGATGGGTCCAGGATCGCCGCGGCTTCGGCAAGGCCGCGATCGTGGTGAACACGCAGGAGCGTGCGTGA
- a CDS encoding dihydrofolate reductase family protein: protein MRKLIYGFSVSLDGYINDRDGSIDWTNPDEELHQFHNDRYREIEVSLHGRRLYELMAEYWPHVPEDAPRIEREFATLWTEKPKVVFSRTLTEVHWNSTLVSENAVEEVRRLKAGGSGVMEVGGASLAASLIPHGLIDEYQLFVLPVALGGGTPLFPPLDKRIQLRLVETRHFDTAVMLRYIAG, encoded by the coding sequence ATGAGGAAACTGATCTACGGGTTCAGTGTGTCCCTGGACGGCTACATCAACGATCGCGACGGCAGCATCGACTGGACCAACCCGGACGAGGAGCTGCACCAGTTCCACAACGACCGCTACCGCGAGATCGAGGTGTCGCTGCACGGCCGTCGCCTGTACGAGCTGATGGCCGAGTACTGGCCGCACGTGCCCGAGGACGCGCCGCGCATCGAGCGTGAGTTCGCCACGCTCTGGACGGAGAAGCCGAAGGTCGTCTTTTCCCGCACACTCACCGAGGTCCACTGGAACAGCACGCTGGTCAGCGAGAACGCGGTCGAGGAGGTCCGCAGGCTCAAGGCCGGAGGCTCTGGCGTCATGGAGGTCGGTGGCGCGAGCCTCGCGGCCTCGCTGATACCCCACGGGCTCATCGACGAGTACCAGCTGTTCGTCTTGCCCGTGGCACTCGGCGGCGGCACACCGCTCTTTCCACCGTTGGACAAGCGCATCCAGCTCCGATTGGTAGAGACGAGGCACTTCGACACCGCGGTGATGCTGCGCTATATCGCCGGCTGA